A window from Malassezia japonica chromosome 1, complete sequence encodes these proteins:
- a CDS encoding uncharacterized protein (EggNog:ENOG503P5AY; COG:S), with protein sequence MALCSASRGAKRMFVRPKRAYSSRAPPYEAIAVPKSIDRLAAALADQARVDAEVGDPIYSYRRPLGTVPRCYDQLYAPDVPSVVRKPKVTYFDSEREVDALLPGALARCGTVAKSVGFDLEWNMGQFPGRTAVMQLGMANNIYIIHLSAMGCVPQSIREMLADPHILKVGVAVRNDGHKLRRDFKLVSNGLVELSAMAKALDPSRWKHRRLLVSLRDLCQSYLDRTLRKDAVRVSRWTNTPLSHLQQEYAASDAYVGLELFHQLVLRTYERATRRVLEQPPADLAATPYEAAMAVVRHATSSVSDAPPKPKKARPSRLDSSFGPEKKAYQRALAAWRTKQLTLVELASRACIRIGTSARYVMRALDEELAAQRAAGRPCRLSDEERERLRAEFTSAEVRRNARFHYVFLRDHHVFTHAELAAMK encoded by the coding sequence ATGGCCCTGTGTtcggcgagccgcggcgcgaagCGGATGTTTGTGCGCCCCAAGCGGGCGTActcgagccgcgcgccgccgtacgAGGCGATTGCCGTACCGAAAAGCATTGATCGccttgccgcggcgcttgccgaccaggcgcgcgtcgacgccgaaGTCGGCGATCCGATCTATTCCTACCGGCGCCCGCTTGGCACGGTGCCACGGTGCTACGACCAGCTGTACGCGCccgacgtgccgagcgtAGTGCGCAAGCCCAAAGTGACGTATTTTGAtagcgagcgcgaggtcgatgcgctgctgcccgGCGCGTTGGCGCGCTGTGGCACCGTCGCCAAGTCGGTGGGCTTCGACCTGGAGTGGAATATGGGCCAGTTTCccgggcgcacggccgtgaTGCAGCTCGGCATGGCAAACAATATCTACATTATACACCTCTCGGCAATGGGTTGTGTGCCCCAGAGCATACGAGAGATGCTCGCCGATCCGCATATCCTCAAGGTCGGtgtcgcggtgcgcaacgACGGGCACAAGCTTCGGCGCGACTTTAAGCTCGTGAGCAACGGGCTGGTCGAGCTAAGTGCgatggccaaggcgctcgatccCAGCCGCTGGAAGCACCGCCGTCTGCTCGTCAGCCTGCGCGACCTGTGCCAGTCCTACCTcgaccgcacgctgcgcaaggacgCAGTGCGTGTGAGCCGGTGGACCAATACCCCCCTGTCGCACCTGCAGCAAGAGtacgcggcgagcgacgcgtacgttggcctcgagctcttTCACCAGCTCGTCCTGCGTACCTATGAGCGGGCGACACGGcgggtgctcgagcagccccccgccgacctcgccgcgacgccgtacGAGGCGGCGATGGCGGTCGTGCGGCACGCAACCAGCAgcgtgagcgacgcgccgccgaagccGAAAAAGGCGCGGCCAAGTCGTCTCGACAGCTCCTTTGGCCCCGAAAAGAAGGCGTACCAGCGCGCACTCGCCGCGTGGCGCACCAAGCAGCTCACcctggtcgagctcgcgtcgcgcgcatgcATCCGCAtcggcacctcggcgcggtacgtgatgcgtgcgctggacgaggagctggccgcgcagcgtgcggccggccgcccatgccgcctctcggacgaggagcgcgagcggctccGCGCCGAGTTTACCTCTGCtgaggtgcgccgcaatgCGCGCTTCCACTACGTCTTTCTGCGCGACCATCACGTATTtacgcacgccgagcttgcTGCGATGAAATAG
- a CDS encoding uncharacterized protein (CAZy:GH8; COG:S; EggNog:ENOG503P25N), producing MRSSPMGMYCFYNGSGDNGDAVTCSEAHGYAMLIAVLHGNQADFDGLLSFFQAYRNNHGLMKWQVRMDSRQQLYVAEDAEDCATDGDIDIATALFLAARKWPHGSQMHPGGVYGAEAARLCDALMAHCIHPSLHVPLLGDWCNQDGRDNQRLYNSTRSSDFILSSFLLFHLKHPDPHARSRWQQVLEATLQVALTQMQHTHTGLIADFLVYDSRHGWHPPRGKHLESKYDGEMSWNACRTPWRLAHYYAVSGDQRILPLLQAMHRTLLSCKFPAVPAGIRVRDGKALVDYSSRAYIAPAGYLCYALGDSQNQLAAVRALDDEEPEYFGDSIDLVIAEEAMAAPYWLS from the exons ATGCGGTCGAGCCCTATGGGCATGTACTGCTTCTACAACGGCTCGGGCGACAATGGTGACGCAGTGACGTGCTCAGAGGCGCACGGATACGCGATGCTCATTGCGGTGCTGCACGGCAACCAGGCCGACTTTGACGGGCTGCTGTCCTTCTTTCAGGCCTACCGCAACAATCATGGCCTGATGAAGTGGCAGGTGCGCATGGACTCGCGCCAGCAGCTGTACGTCGCGGAGGATGCCGAGGACTGCGCCACGGACGGCGACATTGACATTGCCACGGCGCTGTtcctcgctgcgcgcaaGTGGCCGCATGGCTCGCAGATGCACCCCGGCGGTGTGTACGGCGCAGAGGCTGCGCGCctgtgcgacgcgctgatGGCGCACTGCATCCACCCGTCGCTCCACGTTCCTTTGCTCGGCGACTGGTGCAACCAGGACGGGCGCGACAACCAGCGGCTCTACAACTCGACGCGTAGTTCCGACTTTATCCTGTCGAGCTTCCTCCTGTTTCACCTGAAGCACCCCGACCCCCatgcgcgctcgcgctggcaACAGGTCCTCGAAGCGACGCTGCAGGTCGCGCTGACCCAGATGCAGCACACTCATACGGGCCTCATTGCCGACTTTTTGGTATACGACTCGCGCCATGGCTGGCATCCCCCGCGCGGCAAGCACCTCGAGTCGAAGTACGACGGCGAGATGAGCTGGAACGCGTGCCGTACGC CgtggcgcctcgcgcactaTTACGCCGTGAGCGGCGACCAGCGCATCCTGCCTCTGCTCCAGGCGATgcaccgcacgctcctcTCGTGCAAGTTCCCCGCGGTGCCCGCCGGAAtccgcgtgcgcgacggcaaggCATTGGTCGACTATTCGT CGCGTGCCTACATTGCCCCCGCGGGCTACCTGTGTTATGCCCTGGGCGACTCGCAGAACCAGCTTGCTGctgtgcgtgcgctcgatgACGAGGAGCCCGAGTACTTTGGCGACTCGATCGACCTGGTCATTGCCGAGGAGGCCATGGCCGCTCCGTATTGGCTTTCGTAG
- the RPS17B gene encoding 40S ribosomal protein S17.e.B (COG:J; EggNog:ENOG503P2RM), with the protein MGRVRTKTTKRAARVLIEKYYPRLNPVDFHTNKKVIDEVAIIPSKRLRNKIAGFTTHLMKRIQRGPVRGISFKLQEEERERKDQYVPEVSALDSSVAPLEIDPDTDELIHSLGFDNLPVTVTAPVTLSQVPERKGRHVPGAGRR; encoded by the exons ATG GGTCGCGTTCGTACCAAGACCAccaagcgcgccgctcgcgttcTCATCGAGAAGTACTACCCCCGTCTCAACCCGGTGGACTTCCACACGAACAAGAAGGTCATCGATGAGGTCGCCATTATCCCCTCGAAGCGCCTGAGGAACAAGATTGCCGGCTTCACCACCCACCTGATGAAGCGGATTCAGCGTGGCCCCGTCCGCGGCATCTCGTTCAAGCTccaggaggaggagcgcgagcgcaag GACCAATACGTGCCCGAGGTCTCTGCCCTGGACTCGTCGGTTGCGCCGCTTGAGATCGACCCTGACACCGATGAGCTGATCCACAGCCTCGGCTTTGACAACCTCCCGGTCACGGTCACCGCCCCGGTCACCCTCTCGCAGGTTCCGGAGCGCAAGGGTCGCCACGTCCCTGGTGCCGGCCGTCGTTAA
- the zuo1 gene encoding hydroxymethylglutaryl-CoA lyase (EggNog:ENOG503NVPA; COG:O; BUSCO:EOG092634M1), with protein sequence MVPVVDIPFALPAAPANYAAPAASTSAVPLTTAKVEPAGPAFLGFIRRSLHQSSFAEDDALMKQRLADHAAANAEVDELDNDIGEEPESEELLESDPKEWKSQDHYAVLGLSSRRYKATDHEIKIAHRKKVLKHHPDKKAGASGLANDDSFFKCVAKAHEILSNPEKRRQFDSVDEGIDDEAVPTGKEAPERFFELWGPVFEREARFSKNTPVPSLGDENSTKEQVDEFYNFFYDFDSWRSFEYLDKEANEGSDSRDEKRYTEKKNRNERARRKKEDNARLRNLVDKALSVDPRIKQFRAQERAAREAKKNKGRPGAPGNAAATAAAEAERKKAEAEKAAADAAAKEEAEKAQRADAKKVREAAKKNLKKEKKALRTLIAEANYFQPDGTTPSASILDKQLTTLDALCTALEPEAVQALRETCEKDKASAQAALHQAAQDKSLGDAFA encoded by the coding sequence ATGGTGCCCGTTGTGGACATTCCGTTTGCGctgccggccgcgccggcgaactacgctgcgcccgctgcctcgacctcggcggtgcCGCTGACGACCGCCAAGGTGGAGCCTGCGGGCCCTGCCTTCCTCGGCTTCATCCGCCGCAGCCTGCACCAGAGCTCGTTTGcggaggacgacgcgctgatgaagcagcgcctcgccgaccacgccgcggcgaacGCCGAGGTGGACGAGCTGGACAACGACATCGGTGAGGAGCCCGAGAGCGaagagctgctcgagagcGACCCGAAGGAGTGGAAGTCGCAAGACCACTACGCGGTCCTCGGTCTCTCGTCTCGCCGCTACAAGGCCACCGACCACGAGATCAAGATTGCGCACCGCAAGAAGGTTCTCAAGCACCACCCCGATAAGAAGGCGGGCGCTTCTGGCCTTGCGAACGACGACTCCTTCTTCAAGTGTGTCGCCAAGGCGCACGAGATCCTCTCGAACCCGGAGAAGCGCCGTCAGTTTGACAGTGTCGACGAGggcatcgacgacgaggctgTGCCGACTGGCAAGGAGGCTCCCGAGCGCTTCTTTGAGCTGTGGGGCCCTGTcttcgagcgcgaggcgcgcttcTCGAAGAACACGCCGGTGCCGTCGCTTGGCGACGAGAACAGCACCAaggagcaggtcgacgagTTCTACAACTTCTTCTACGACTTTGACTCGTGGCGCAGCTTCGAGTACCTCGACAAGGAGGCGAACGAGGgcagcgactcgcgcgACGAGAAGCGCTACACCGAGAAGAAGAACCGCAACgagcgcgcccgccgcaaGAAGGAGGACAACGCCCGCCTGCGCAACCTCGTCGACAAGGCGCTGTCGGTCGACCCGCGCATCAAGCAGTTccgtgcgcaggagcgtgccgcgcgtgaGGCCAAGAAGAACAAGGGCCGCCCGGGTGCGCCGGGCAACGCTGCCGctaccgccgccgctgaggccgagcgcaagaaggccgaggccgaaaaggcggctgccgacgccgccgcgaaggaggaggccgagaaggcgcagcgtgccgacgccaagaaggtgcgcgaggctgCCAAGAAGAACCTgaagaaggagaagaaggcgctgcgcaccctCATCGCCGAGGCAAACTACTTCCAACCGGacggcacgacgccgtcggcgagcatcCTCGACAAGCAGCTCAccacgctcgacgcgctctgcactgcgctcgagcccgaggcggtgcaggccCTGCGCGAGACGTGCGAGAAGGACAAGGCCAGCGCtcaggccgcgctgcaccagGCCGCCCAGGACAAGTCGCTGGGTGATGCGTTCGCTTAA